The Coregonus clupeaformis isolate EN_2021a chromosome 8, ASM2061545v1, whole genome shotgun sequence genome has a segment encoding these proteins:
- the LOC121571407 gene encoding protein S100-A1, whose translation MPSELERAMESMITVFHKYAAKEGSGNTLSRRELRDLMENELSGFLKSQKDPATVDKIMKDLDSNGDGEVNFEEFVSLVVGLSIACEQCYQMHKKKMGK comes from the exons ATGCCATCAGAACTAGAACGTGCCATGGAGTCCATGATCACCGTGTTCCACAAGTATGCTGCTAAGGAGGGCAGTGGCAACACTCTGAGCCGCCGTGAGCTTAGGGACCTGATGGAGAACGAACTCTCTGGCTTCCTCAAG TCTCAGAAGGACCCAGCCACAGTAGACAAGATCATGAAGGATCTGGACTCTAATGGTGATGGAGAGGTGAACTTTGAGGAGTTTGTTTCTCTCGTTGTGGGTCTGTCCATCGCCTGTGAACAGTGCTACCAGATGCACAAGAAGAAGATGGGGAAGTGA
- the LOC121572767 gene encoding uncharacterized protein LOC121572767, whose product MFLILESTVLDEVQLVVPLDDVPDVPLLPAILEEVPDVPTILEEATGNWQLIPIRFSSLYCGPVVIRNNAGPVAKAWRTFQFISPIITYMRGGSQQVVVRMHHASRVRGLETQLVWAISKETHRLSPEGIPYCATKVQSISWIQYVAGRVTQYASHLRHETSVAVTHGCYQQTDVSVVYATLHMGLDGLLSSSAWSEAASVSTPTTQQFTEPEPEGHNCYEGWEEDLLPEEREVPLLNLYLTTKRVEDIGLRLVSLRQAFTTLLGSTLSRNHLFVAGKVLLGALVQVHQMDEAEFIRAYNDFVDYLSDPSKQIDIERELAEANIHHVNLIDVLFELVLFGMMTAQKSLMVQPGGFMERLYALLYSFLPTVASIEPKAERYLLLLNGGLMALLDDMFGQQLAWYFNRESLVTELSSLLEYHLEYLMASM is encoded by the exons ATGTTCCTAATTTTAGAATCAACTGTCCTGGATGAGGTCCAGTTGGTTGTGCCATTGGATGATGTGCCGGATGTACCTCTGCTGCCAGCCATCCTTGAGGAGGTGCCAGATGTGCCGACTATCCTTGAG GAGGCCACTGGTAATTGGCAGTTGATACCGATTAGGTTTAGCTCCCTGTACTGTGGGCCTGTTGTGATCAGG AACAATGCCGGTCCGGTGGCTAAAGCTTGGAGAACTTTCCAGTTCATCAGCCCCATTATCACCTACATGCGTGGGGGATCCCAG CAGGTGGTGGTGAGGATGCACCATGCGAGTAGGGTTCGAGGCCTGGAGACTCAACTGGTGTGGGCCATCTCCAAGGAGACACACAGACTTAGTCCAGAGGGCATCCCCTACTGTGCCACCAAGGTGCAGTCCATCTCTTGGATCCAG TATGTGGCTGGCAGGGTGACCCAGTATGCGTCTCACCTCCGCCACGAGACGTCTGTGGCCGTGACGCATGGCTGCTACCAG CAAACTGATGTCTCGGTGGTGTACGCCACTCTCCACATGGGGCTGGATGGGCTGCTCTCCTCCTCGGCGTGGTCGGAGGCTGCCTCCGTCTCTACGCCCACCACTCAGCAGTTCACTGAGCCAGAGCCTGAGGGCCACAACTGCTATGAG GGCTGGGAGGAGGACCTGCTGCCTGAGGAGAGGGAGGTTCCTCTGCTAAA cctctACCTTACAACCAAGAGAGTGGAGGACATCGGCCTGAGGCTCGTCTCCCTGCGCCAGGCCTTTACT aCCCTGCTCGGTTCCACCCTGAGTAGGAACCATCTGTTTGTGGCGGGAAAGGTCCTACTGGGCGCACTGGTTCAGGTCCACCAGATG GACGAGGCCGAATTCATCCGTGCCTATAACGACTTTGTGGACTACCTGAGTGACCCCTCCAAGCAGATTGATATTGAGAGGGAGCTGGCTGAGGCAAAT ATCCATCATGTTAACCTGATAGATGTCCTTTTTGAGCTGGTGCTGTTTGGGATGATGACAGCTCAGAAATCCCTGATGGTG CAACCTGGTGGGTTCATGGAGCGTCTGTACGCTCTCCTGTACTCCTTCCTGCCCACTGTTGCCAGCATTGAGCCAAAGGCTGAGAGATACCTGTTGCTGCTCAAT GGCGGGCTGATGGCTCTGCTAGATGACATGTTTGGGCAGCAGCTGGCCTGGTATTTTAACCGAGAGTCTCTGGTCACTGAGCTCTCCAGCCTCCTCGAGTACCACCTCGAGTACCTCATGGCCAGCATGTAG